From the genome of Papaver somniferum cultivar HN1 unplaced genomic scaffold, ASM357369v1 unplaced-scaffold_21, whole genome shotgun sequence:
AGACCAGTAGAACAACTTAGATAAACGTTTTACTGTCTTCAAATATCCGGCATGACCAGCAATTGGAGAGTCATGAAACTCAGCTAGTAGTAGTGCCTTCCACCTTGAAGTAGGACTTATCACTAGTTGATGTTGTTTATAGTAAACTAAACCATCTCGTACGGTAAAGTTATTCTTGCCGAAAGAAGGCTGACTCActttaaagatgaaatttgtgaTCCAAGGATCTGTTTTTAGTTCAGCCAATAGGTCTTCCATCCAAGCAAAACTAACATAAGTTACGGAAAAAATTTCACCGTTTTCAAATTTTCGAGAAAGTGCATCAGCAACCTTGTTAGACGATCCCTTCTTGTACTCAATCGCGTAGTCATAGCCtaataattttgttaaccatTTTTGTTGTGCCGGTGTTACAGCTCTAGCATCCAAAAAATACTTCAAACTTTGTTGGTCTGCCCGAATAAAAAATCTTCTCCCAATTAGATAAGGTCGCCATTTAGTAACCGCATGAACTACTGCTAACAACTCTTTCTCATAAGTTGACAAACCCATATGACTAGGTACAAGTGGCttacttgtgaaagcaattggCCTACCTTCTTGTATCAAAACCTCACCTATTCCTACTCCACAAGCATCACTTTCAATAATGAAGGTCTTTGTAAAGTCAGGTAATGCTAGCACGGGTGTTTATGTCATTACACTTTTCAATTTAACAAATGCGTTTGTTGCTTCATCTGTCCATAAAAACCGTCTTTTTTAGCAATTTTGTAAGTGGTGCTCCAATATTAGCATAACCTTGTACAAATTTCCTATAATATCCTGTCAAACCTAGGAATCCTCGTAATGCCTTGACAATTCTTGGTAACGGCCAGTCCAACATATCCCGTATCTTGCTAGGATCAGCTTCCACTCCTCCTCTTGAGATGATATGAGCCAAATACTCAGCCCTCTCAGTACCAAAAGAATATTTACTTAATTTGACCTTAAGTTGATGGCTTTGTAATATCAGGAATACTTCACGAAGGTGCAATAAATGTGCTTCCCAGGTAGGACTATAGATCAGAATATCATCAAGGAAAACCAAGACagattttcttaattgatttctGAACACATCATTCATAAGATGTTGAAATGTAGATGGAGCATTAGTTAATCCAAACGGCATCACTAAGAATTCATAGTGTCCTTCATGGGTTCGAAAAGCTATTTTGTAGATATCTTGTTCAGACATCCTAATTTGATGATAACCCGATCTTAAATCTAGCTTCGAAAAGAATAAAGCTCCATGTAGTTCATTTAATaactcatcaatgactagaatagGAAATTTATCCTTGACAGTAGCCTGGTTTAAAGATCTATAATCAACACACATACGCCAAGTGCCATCTTTTTTCTTAACTAAGAAAACAGGAGAAGAGAAAGGACTCGTTCTTGGCCTAACTAATCCTGAGTCTACCAACTCTTTAACTATCTTTTAGATCTCACCTTTCTGGTAATGTGTGTACCTGTAAGGTCGGATTGATTGGAGCACTCCCAGGTTGTAACGTTATGCGGTGATCATGGCTTCTCACAGGTGGCAGCATTGTGGGTACCGAGAACACCTCACCAAACTCTTCAATTAATTCTTGTATATCCCCTGGTGTTTCTTGACTAATTTGTGCTTCTGAACATTGGTTGATTTTGCAAAAGAACCCAGTTGATCCCTTATTTAAGAGTTTCTGGATGCTATTGATGTTGGCTaactttactttatttttcttatctcctTCTAGTCGAATACGTTCACCATCCCTCTTAAGATCCATGGTTAAACGTTTGGACTCCCAGAACCACATCGCATCCCCAAAGTGGCAATACATAAAAAGTTCCTTTGAACTCATATTTATTTAACTTATAATCCAGATCCAagcatcttccttcacaagtcattCTAGCACCATTAGCTaccaagacctcaaaagtctcatCTTTAATTATCTTAATTCCCGTTCTTTTAGGTATCGCAGAATCAACAAAATTATGGGTACTTCCAGAATCGATAAGTATGGTAACTTTAGCCTTCTTAATTTCTCCTTGTACCCGCATGGTTTGTGGAGCTAATGATCCATCCAGTGCATGCATAGAAATCTCGACGGTTTCTTTTTCAGATTATTCTTCTATAGGAACTTCATATGTACCTTCGTCTTCATCCTGATTGTCATATCTATCAATTAAGAACAATGTCTAAGTTTTACAGCGATGACCTCCGTGCCACTTTTCATCACAGTTATAACATAGTTGttgctttcttctttcttcagcTTCAGCCTGAGTTAATCTTCTAACAACTGGAGTTTCTGTCATGGGTTTTGAAGATGATATAGGTGCTCTAGAATTAAAAGGTCTACTAATATTAACAACACTAGGTGTCTTTGGTGCTATTCTATATGATTGTTTCCGCAATGTTACCTTCTCATCTTATAACCTTCCAATTGCCATTGCATCATGTAAATTAATAGGAGTGTGGGATTGAGTTTCTAGTCTTACCTCGTCTTTTAATCCACTTAGAAAACAGCTCActaaaaattcttcaggtaaattATCCACCAAATTTGATAATCGTTCAAATTCTTCACAATATTCTACATATGAACCTGACTGCTTAATTTTAGCGAGTTTTGCTCCTGCATCTTCATATGAAGTAATACCAAAACGGCTAATAATGGCTTTCTCAAATTCTCCCCAAGTAACTACAGGTTTAGTTCTCTTCAACCACCTATACCATTGTAAAGCTTTACCATCTAAATTACATGTTGCCAACTTGATTTTCTGATTCGCAGGTGTTTCATAATACTCAAAATATTGTGCAGCCTTAAAGAGCCAACCTTCTGCATCAGATCCATCAAACTTAGAAAAACATTTCGCTCACCTCctctttttgattggttttgtccCTCATTATTCCCAACTGCTTTGCTTTCCACAAGCTGGCCGATCCTCTCAATTAACAAAGCTTGATTTGATGTCATCTCAGCCATCTTCTCCGTTAGCTCACCTAATTGCTTCTCCATAATTACTTGTTTTTGTTTTCGAGTTTTGGTCATAAACAGGATACGCCTGCTGTGATATCAATTGATAAGAACTTAATAGTTCTTACCCACGGCCAGCAGAGTAGACTTTAAAAGAACACAGAAACTTAGAACAAACTTATAATTCTCATAGATaatcaaactaataacactagaccttcttatataggccactgaactataaaattaaggaaaggtaacctagaaaggaaactacttctataactaggaatctaaaataaaattcttaaaacagaacaatttccaataataaactaatgcctaaaacaagagaatttagggatttctaaccctaaccctaattttaattaagAATTCTAAGTAATTGGGGATTTCTTATCATACTGTTCTTGTTGTTTCATATGAAATCTCGTTTTGTGAATCAGTACAGCAAACACCTACTCATGTTCTGATGGAACGTAATCCGGTAAGAATGGTTTGGTTCTCTCTTACTGATTGGACTTCAAGTGGCTCTATTACTTTATATGAAGTGAATGGATTTCTAGCTGGTTTGATGATTTCCACAGTAAGAAATTTCAGAGAATGAAATCTGCAAAAGAGCAATCATTGGCTGGTGTCTTTGGACAGATAGATGTGATAACGTTTTCAGGCACATTCATCCTGTTCCAGATAAAACAATTAGAAGATATAAAAGTTATATTGAGGAACATGCATCTCTGAGAACTTCTGGCCAGCCTACCAGTAAGTCTGTCGAAATAATGTTCATTGGATACCACGTGATGTTGTTACTATTAATTGTGATGGCTCTGGGAATGGTCTGGTCATTCGTAATTGTGCAGGTACCCAGCAAGGAGCATCCATTTGACATACTTAAAGGACGCGCGGAGCAAGCTGAATGCATGGGATTGTGGGAAACAGTTAATTGAGCAAGGAATCTAAAACTGGAGAAAGTACATGTTGAGCTTGACGCAAAAACAATGGTGGATGTAGTGAATAACATCAAAATAACATCAACTCTACGATAGATTGGAGACTACTTAAGATGATAAAAGACATTAGAAAGTTTTTCAGTTATTACACTCATGGGAAGTGTTCTTACATTCCAAAGGAAGGAAATCAGGTGGCTGATATCCTCTCAAACTTAGCTAGAGTGGATCATCTGTCTAGTACTTGGTTTAGTTTTTCGCCTCTACCGATTAGATCTCAATTGTCAGATGGTGACGCTCATGTACACAGTCACGCCATGACATCAACCCCTCAAAACCTCTAATCTGGAGAATTATTTCCCTGACAAAGTGATCGACACACCCAAAATCCCTGACATTTGCACAACTAAACTGGAGAACTATTCCTTATGATCTCCTTCAACATGATGCAAAACCGTAAAACCAAACTGTAGAATGCCGAAAATACTCACAAACCGTAAAACCAAACCGTAAGATGTTGAAAATGCTCACAACAGTAACACCAAACCGTAAAATGTCAAAACTGCTCACAAGCAGTCCTTTAGATATGAACCTAGTGACGGAAGATCAGTATCTCTCTGTGCAAACGCCAAAATTTTCCCTACAAATATAGTTATTCACACCTGCAGCAGCTCCACATTAGCTCAGACAACGATCCAAGCAACCAAAACCAAGCCTaaactctaaaaaaaatgaaGGGATCAAATACGGAGCCACTGTCACTTTGTTGAATCTTAATGGTGCATATTTCAGACGAGGACACACTAAAGATTCTTCAATTGGGAATGTTTACTAGAACCTGGACTACAGAAAAAAACCTAAGATTCTTCAATTGGGATTTACCAGAACCTGGACAACAGCAAAAACCTATAAACAAAATAATTGCAAGAATAACAGTCTAATAGCTGCTCAGAATTGCTAGCAACGAAAACAATTGTGATATCATTTCAACAGCAAAGTTCACTTGCAATGATTTATGTTATGCCAATTGCATACAAGCATAGAGGGACATTTTCATGAAAAGTAAGTGCAACACATGTTCCATAAATAATCTTTACACCCCTTTACGAGGGGCAATCTTTACACTCACCAAATGTGCACTAAATTGAGAACAATCCGAGTCCCAAGTACTTTTTAGattaggaaaaaaaaatgtaaaaagtttcagaagtttccagaaatcaTTTAGCAGAACTAATGTAGAATACGATGTAAAATGCTACATGGGAAGAAATAGACTTTAATCACATTCCAAACCCAAACACTGCTCGAATCCGACCAAAGATGAGATCCCTCCAGCCTCTTTCTGTATTCTCCACCACAGTTGCATTTCCATATCTGCAAAATAAACATACAGATCAATATAAACCTCAAAGTATGATGAAGATAAACACACTTCACCAACTACTTTAATACAATATTACAAACAATTAAAACTGCTTGCAGTGCTTGTGCTTATATTTTTGATACTGCAGGATCTACTTTCAGTTAACTGTCTCATCAAGCACACAACATCCAGTTATTCCTGATTTTACAGAGTTGTGCAAGATCAATGTAGGTGCCAGAGCTGGTACTAGGATAGTTAGGGACTCCGAACAAGCAGAGTAATTAGCACTTTTTGAGACCCTTCAGGTGGGGTGGAAGGGATGCAACAGTTATAGTGAAATAAAGTAGTTTATATGGGTGGTCCTAAACTAGCAGCTACTCCCAGTAAGGTTTAGTGGTGATGAGTGGGACAACTTTAGACCCGTAATTGAATCTAAGTCTCTCTGTTCTTCTAATTTTAAACCAACATTTGGAGTGATGTTCTGTGCCTAGAAGATGTTCTGTACCTAGAAACCAACATCAGTACCTAAGTTTTCAATTGTAATCCAGTCACATCCTCATGAAGATCACCCTACTCTACAACTACAATCTAGTGATGCAACTgctttttgatcaagagaaacaaaCACAGTTTAAAACCGAACCTGTCTTCCTCAGGAACTTCAGAATGCACCAAATTGATCACAGTAACTCCAGTTTCAGGTTCATCAAATGTAATCCTCACCTGcaacaaacaaacaatcaatATCCAAATCTACAACCAatcaatttaataaaaaaaaaaaaaaaaaactcgagaATCTCATGTATTACCGTAGAGTAAATCCCATCAGCCCAGTTCCCAAACCTCCATTTCCAAGCAATCAATTTCCCATCTTCAAGTTCCAAATTAGTCCCATTAACAGACCCATCAAACAAACTAAACTCACCACCAACTTCCTTACTTATCTTCGCATTACTCTGCGTAAAACCCTTCCACCTATTCTCATCCATCAAAATTTCAAACAAATCCTTTGCCCTACAATTATACTTCTCTTTCAAAGTAATCTTCTTAAACCCCTTTTtcccttccttcttcttctcactagtagcagcaacagcaacatccTTCTTCACAGCAGGAGCCGCAGCAGTACTCGCCCCTGAAGCAGCCGATTTCGCCACATTTGTCTTCTTCACCTCCAATTCTTCCTTACACGGCCCACCTTTCGCCATACTCTGCACATAAACCCTAACTTTCTCTTTCACAATCGGCACCCCTTTCGCAACGAAAGCATCcttcaatctcttcccaatctcaGTCCCATCTTCCTTCACTTTCACCTTAATCTCAGGATCTTCATCAGCATTCTCATCAGCTAAATAAGGAATATGAACTTGCCCTTCAATCTTCATCAGAGATTCATTCTCACTACCCTTTGCTTCACCAATCCAACTCAAAGTTATATCAAGTTCATAACCAGGGATGATTTTACCTTTCCGGACATTCACGTACGCTTCTCCGGTGACGATATCGACTTTTTTGGTCTTGATGTAGAGATTCGATTCGCCATCTAAGATTGTTAGATTTGAGAGAAGTTTGTTGAGGAGATTCTTTGACCATTCCAGACAATCGGTTTCTGCCCAGTGCCAGTTATGTACGTTTGTACCGTCTGGTCTGTCTTTTACAATCCAGCGACTGTCTCCTTCCCCTAATTTCGCCATGGATACTTTGATTGCTTGATTGATGAGGATGAAATTAACAGAGAGATTTGCAGATGAGAGATAGAGGGTTTTGATTTGAGAGGTTTGGGGTGGGACTGATGGAGAAAAGATGGAAATTTGGAGATGAATATGAagatttataaaccctaatttatgttctTCTAGAGGGTTCTGTTCTGGATTTCTAATGGGAGAAGGATCTAGATAATAGGAGGAGGTATAAAAAAGGGAAAGTCAAGAAGAGGCCCGGGATTTTGAGCATGGGCCGCACGAATAACTATGACAGACCAGGCGGGCCAAATAGATTACGGGTTTTTTGTACATATTAAGTTGACTTAATTCGTGTTTGAAATTCGGAGATGGGATGAAATGGCTTTTAAAACAATCTAAAAGATGAAGATGTATAatcgaaaaacaaaaagagctaaTCCAAAATATAATCAAAACACATAATAGTTTAGTCGTAAAATTTAGCTCATAAAGGTGAATTGAATCAAGTGGAtacgaaattggtttcatcttcgTGGTGAATATGTTTTAGGGGATCAGACATACTCGATAATAATTAACCAGGTTGTGGGGTCGAATATTTCAAGCGGGTAACAGGACGGGTTGTTTGGCGCGTCTACCAGGCCTGGCTATTAAATTTTAAAGAAATTTTGATCTCGTCCATTTAATCTAATTAAGCCACATCATGCGGCCCGTATCGGAATTTTACATGCTTTGGGCTCTTTTGGGTATATGCAGGCTCGGGCTTGTACAGATAGACAGACTATTTTAGGAATATCATTTTCAGCGCTATCCAGAGGCATCCACCATACTGATCGATATTAAGTTTCTGAATATTACAAAAGATATCAGGAATAGTTTGACCTTGCTAACTGGTATTGGAATAATAGTATGTTTCTTACggcctaaacctaaaaaaaaaaaagacaaattgTTATAAATCTTATTGATAACTTTAATTCTTCATTACCTCCTTAATAGATATGGTAAAAATATTTCTTGCAGTCTTTATAGAGACTTTTGACCTTCCTGAGTGTGGCCATATCTTTAGCTTCAAATTCAACATTCTTTTGCTACATTTTATGATTGCCAACTAATTGCTAGTTATTGATTTTAAGTCTTAAAATTGGCATTTTGAAATGGAACAGGTTGGCCTGGTTGATTTAATTCAGCTTTTCAGACCTAAAACTGAATTTATTAATTTTAGAATTATCTAAAGGGATTATTTAGTTTTGACTTTGAATTTTCGTCATTTTCCATATTCTTTATAAATATTTAATCACCATTTGAAACATTAATAAaggaataataacaataatatataaattaaaataaacaaaaaatggataaaaactaaaaagtgtatatgaaattattaaatttGGCCCTGATATTTTAACGGGTCCTATTAAGATTCCACTTGTTTAGTAAACAAAACTGGAAACGACtcctagaagaaaaaaaagtaagtTTGGATTTTTTGACAGTCAAACAAAAGTCCAGATACAAAATCATAATATTTGAATAATTGGATACCAAAATCTTTTGTCTGACAAAATACTGGACAAAAGTACAAATAACCTTATAGGATTACATGCGATCATGTTGGTGGCATTGATAGTACTCGTAGCAAGGTTAGACATAGCTAAGAATATCTCTTATACCAAACAATTAGTATATTGCAACGGTTTTGTATGTAAGACAGAGTATATATGATTCATTCATTGTTTATGCATTCCCAAGACAAGGTTATGATTGGGAAACTTATACGAGGTGATTTAATAATCTAGAAACACTCATctttaaggaaaataaaataataatgaagaTTTGTTTCTTCTGGTTAATTACTAACGATGATTTTTGTTGGAAGGTCATCTAAATATCAAgatgtgtgttagagcattgctcggtcgaactcgcatgcgttgctatctcaagcatgtttgtcaatgttagtgatcaaaactataagtcttgatttctagcctacatagctaaagttctcggactaggatagaaagtgtagttgagctcaagactccatggaaatcatcatacaagacgaaggactactcaaggaactggtggatattcatcaactaaaaggtatgtggagacttgaacttatctgtcactcaaaagtctatctactctatttcctactcttgagacaaaagtcgttttgatatatagactttcattatacacatttgctattttgagccgagtatagctcgcctatctatttctcgaaatatgtgttggtaagctttcgctttagccaaattcatttttacctagtgacgaatgtcatgttatgtttcaatcactttgaaaattgctctgacgaaaaatgatccgtgaataacgactacataacgtcctctgagaatgtttcaatgattgagaagacagtttagattacataatcattagtaggatataagaattgttgtggaaacacataaatgtataagtccttattccttgaaccaaagtttgcgaactttgttgatcaagagaaacggaatgtggcgtgagccaagtccgcgaactggcggaagttctcgacccgagaatttctgctggagtttgtgaactccttccgtgagcttaattccacgaacccagtccgcgaacttgggcaggttatatctaaaatcggttgttcttgaactcatgtttatttaaactaaggaatgcttttgcaaaccgtggctataaagttcatgaaccgattcgagtgaatcaaaccgtttttgcttcgattgtgtcttgtgtagttacataagatctaagcaattgaacaactctctaactagttcatttgagtcatttgaactagttatggtgaagaagaatatggtggatatgaaagtaatcatatggctaaccatttggttaactatagttgaaccaacaaatgttaatgtttgggaacggctacataaacccaaaattggacatttcatttgtgtgtaacaagctaagttttcgatccaacggttgagaaatattagtttgaatctaatcaggtttccatctaacggtgaatattgaatgctttgttaccaagctaacattgattacaaaccctgatttgaaagactatataaaggataactctagcaactgggaaacctaatccctacaccttacgtgtgatactagttgcatagctagagtcgattctcctttaacctttggtttcttcttctaaaactaggttaacgacttaaagacttcattgggactgtgaagccagaccgatattacttttcttgtagttgtgtgatatgatcttgcatcttctatcgttacaagtataattgtaataattggctcgagatttatatctccgataggtaagatagaaaagtaatcacaaacacttcgtctcatcgtttgtgattccacaatatcttttttcgctgcatcgattgggattattatgaggtgattgataatactaggctgttcttcgggaatataagtttggtttatcaattggttcatgttcaccttgatttatcaaaagacggaacaaaactcataggtatattcgtgggagacggatttatatatCATCGTATACTTTTTGTGTAATACAgaattgtttattaaagttttcgactttgggtcgtagcaactcttagttgtgggtgagatcagctaagggaatcaagtacttagcatcctgctggtatcagaggcgtaggagcataactgtaccttgggtcagtgtcagattgattggggttcaactacagtccataccgaagttagtttggagtaggctagtgtctgtagcggctgaatacagtgtatgttcaatctggactaggtcccaggatttttctgcatttgcggtttcctcgttaacaaaattctggtgtctgtgttatttcttttccgcattatattttgttatataattgaaatatcacaggttgtgcgttgttcaatcaattagaatatccgaccttttggttgttgatttaagttgattgacacttggatattggtctttggtaccatacaaattatctctctagtatttgataaagactcgcagatttctatttgcttgagtatatatcaaatcgagagattgagatataaactctttaatatactttttatctagattgagtctgactatctagttgattctctagaaagtatattggagtttgtccatacagattgctaagcaaaatattgggtgtggttgttgtacccccaatttttcaattggtatcagagcaggcaaacacgtttaagaccttacaagtctgtgtttgtagcgatctgaatttatggacagaggtgtcGTATacctctattaacgtaccaccagtcttcaatggttctaattacttatggtggaaaatttttatgcgagtttttcttcaagcgcgtgattttcaatcatgggtatatgttgttaatggctatgatctctagttatggcagttggagatgtaaaagttcccaaacctattggtgaatacagccctgctgagatacttactgcaaagcaaaactccgaaggtttaaatgcgatcatacattccattactccaaatcttcagcaccatgtgactaattacactaagtcgcaagaagcttgggatatcttggaaaccgtattcgaaggtaactccagtgaaaaggaagctaggcttcaaaaccttaattccgattgggaaaaccttcgtatggcagaggaagaaacatttgatgagtttaatcacaaagtgtctgaattgttaatgcatcttttgcattgagtaagattattcctgaaaaggacattgtgatgaaaattctcagatcgctgccatccagatacgattctaagaagaatGCCATTGTTGagagaaataaccttgataatctctccagaaatacgctagttgggaagcttaagatctttgatcacgaacattcatccaaaactaaggatgttgcgttcaaagcacaaaaggacactaaattacttgataagagtaaaaaagtgtatatctctgaagatgatcattctgagacagattcatcagatgaagatcttgacaagtcagtctcgatgatcacaagacagtttagggatcttctgttgaagagaagtaaatggttctccacatataagcctaaagcatcagttaaacctcataattatattcctcttaaaaacagggaaacagatgaaactgatgacgaggatatgcctcagtgctttaagtgtaaaggatttggtcattttgcaaacgagtgcccaaatcgtagaaaatacactgggaacaaagtcttgctgcaactcttgatgaaatgtctgatagctatgattctaatgaagacgagaaatcaagtgttgcacttcttggtgaaaatattgattttgataactgtagcaatacatacatcaatctcaatattctttcagaagataatccaactaatctggaagaaataATTGACACCAATTTCTtgaaaactctgtttgtaatgtttcaggttccaccatgtgtctagctgcgtgcacatctcagaagcctgatttttGTCCGagtttgacgtgttcgtattgttctctaaagggtcatgaactttcaaggtgttacaagtacaaacaccaattgaggcacgtcaacaaacttcaacgaagagcaaatcatctAGCaaagaagcttaaacttgctcagaagaccgctgaggtatgtaggatcttatattcgtctaagaagttagtttccaaggataaaccaagaccattagagaagaaagtatggtcgagttggtttgatagacagaagtctgaggattcctctcaagaggaaaatggtagaaaaat
Proteins encoded in this window:
- the LOC113340044 gene encoding activator of 90 kDa heat shock protein ATPase homolog — protein: MAKLGEGDSRWIVKDRPDGTNVHNWHWAETDCLEWSKNLLNKLLSNLTILDGESNLYIKTKKVDIVTGEAYVNVRKGKIIPGYELDITLSWIGEAKGSENESLMKIEGQVHIPYLADENADEDPEIKVKVKEDGTEIGKRLKDAFVAKGVPIVKEKVRVYVQSMAKGGPCKEELEVKKTNVAKSAASGASTAAAPAVKKDVAVAATSEKKKEGKKGFKKITLKEKYNCRAKDLFEILMDENRWKGFTQSNAKISKEVGGEFSLFDGSVNGTNLELEDGKLIAWKWRFGNWADGIYSTVRITFDEPETGVTVINLVHSEVPEEDRYGNATVVENTERGWRDLIFGRIRAVFGFGM